Genomic window (Luteibacter yeojuensis):
CACCGGAACCGCCTCTTGATCGACATCGAACTGAAGATCCTCGACCCTCGCCTGGGCGACAGCATTCCCCTGCCGGAACCCGCCACGGCGGGCAGCGCCGGCATGGACCTGCGCGCCGCGGTGGATGCTCCCGTGATCCTCGCCCCCGGCGACAGCACGCTGGTGCCGAGCGGCATGGCCATCCACATCGGTGACCCGGCCTGGTGCGCCCTGATCGTTCCGCGCTCGGGCCTGGGCCATAAACAGGGGCTGGTGATGGGCAACCTGGTGGGCGTCATCGACGCTGACTACCAGGGCCCGCTGATGATTTCCTGCTGGAATCGCGGAAACGCGAACGTGACCATCGCGCCGGGCGACCGGATTGCGCAATTATTGCTGGTACCGGTGGGTCGGGCGC
Coding sequences:
- the dut gene encoding dUTP diphosphatase, whose translation is MIDIELKILDPRLGDSIPLPEPATAGSAGMDLRAAVDAPVILAPGDSTLVPSGMAIHIGDPAWCALIVPRSGLGHKQGLVMGNLVGVIDADYQGPLMISCWNRGNANVTIAPGDRIAQLLLVPVGRARLRVVDGFTPSQRGEGGFGSTGVG